The following DNA comes from Arcobacter cloacae.
CATCACTTAATAGTGCAATTACTTTTTTATTTTCATCTTCAATGATTACACTACCTAATCTTCCTTCACTCATTACTAAAATCGCATCTTTTAATTTAGTTTCACGTGAAACTATTGGTAGATTATCTTTTTTTAATAAATCATCAACTTTTATAAAAAGTTTTTTTCCTAAACTTCCACCTGGATGAAATGAAGCAAAATCCTCTTTTTTGAAATCTCTTTTTTTCATTAAACAAACAGCCAAAGCATCACCCATTGCCATTGTTAATGTTGTAGATGAAGTAGGAGCTGTATCGAGTGGACAAGCTTCTTTATCTACATTTATATTGATAAATACATCTGAATATTTTGCTAATGTTGATTTTTCACTTTTTGCCATAGCAATTAAAGGAATATTAAATCTTTTTAAATGGGGTAAAATTTGAACTAATTCTTCACTCTCTCCACTATATGAGATTCCAAGAACAATATCCTCTTTTCCTATCATTCCCAAATCTCCATGCATAGCTTCAGTTGGATGAAGGAAAAAAGAGCTTGTTCCTGTACTTGCAAGGGTTGCAGCTATTTTACTTCCAACAAGTCCAGATTTTCCAACTCCAGTTACAATCAATTTACCCTTAGAGTTGATAATCAACTCTATAGCTTTTTCAATGTCAAATGATATTTTATTAGCTGCTTTTTCTAACTCATAAGCTTCTGTTAATAAAACCTCTTTAACAATTTGTTTGAAATCCATTATTATTCCTTATTGAACAAAAATTGTTGGAACTATCATCGGGTATTTTTTATATTTTCTTGTACAATGTTTTCTTACAACTTTTCTTAATTCATCTTCTAAAATTCTATTGTTTTTAAGAATTCCAGGTTTTATATTTTCTAGGAAAATTGCTAATAAATCTTCAATCTCTTTTGAGAAATATTTATCTTGTTTATCAGAAACTAATCCAAAAGATGTAACTTTAGGTCTTTGTGCTAAAGTTCTATCATTTTCATTGATTTGAGCAACAATCATAACAATTCCTTCTTTAGCCATAGTTTGTCTATCAATGATTATATCATCAGCAATTTTATGATTTAATTGGTTATCAATATAAACTTTTCCAGTTTTTACTGTTTTTACTTTTTTAAGATATTTTGGACTAATCTCAATTTGTTCACCATCACTCATAATATATACATTTCTTTCTAACACACCACAATCAATACCTGTTTGACCAT
Coding sequences within:
- a CDS encoding KpsF/GutQ family sugar-phosphate isomerase, yielding MDFKQIVKEVLLTEAYELEKAANKISFDIEKAIELIINSKGKLIVTGVGKSGLVGSKIAATLASTGTSSFFLHPTEAMHGDLGMIGKEDIVLGISYSGESEELVQILPHLKRFNIPLIAMAKSEKSTLAKYSDVFININVDKEACPLDTAPTSSTTLTMAMGDALAVCLMKKRDFKKEDFASFHPGGSLGKKLFIKVDDLLKKDNLPIVSRETKLKDAILVMSEGRLGSVIIEDENKKVIALLSDGDLRRALMKDNFSMDCKVEDIATKNPKTLKNKEILASDALQIIENYKIQLLIVTDENDKLIGVLHIHDLIEAGIK